CTACATCCCGATAAAAAAGGTCTTGCCAATGTAAGTTATTACAATGCTGGTGTTGAAACCAAAGTAAAAGTCGCTTTAGAAGGTATAACCTCTAGTGGTACTCCTGTGGTTAAAAACACTTATTATACTATTAGAAAATAAGAAGATTTTTAACAGTATTACTGCTTTTTACTGATTTTCAAAGTAGGGTGATGTTGTTTGATAAAAACAGATTACAAAAAGACACATTCAGACCAACTGAAAAGTATTATGATAGTGATGACATGATAGGTCTAGGAGTCATTCATTTTTCAGGGAAACCGTTAAAACTTAAAGTTTCCAACGCCTTTTCATCATTTTCAAAAATAAAAAATACTTTCAGTTCGGGATGCGATTTTAAAAAGGCTTTTACTTTTTCAATACCCATGGCTTTAAATGCTGTCGCATAGGCATCGGCAGTCATACAATCGTTTGCTATAACAGAAATACTTAACAAATTGGTTTTACTTGGGTAGCCCGTTTTGGCATCTATAATATGTGCGTAACGGTTACCTTCGACGTCTACTTTAAACTTCCTGTACGTTCCGGAAGTTGCCATAGCTTCATTATGCACCCCAATAGCTTTTAGAATGGATTGTTCACCATCAAAGTGAGGCATTTCAATCCCAATTTTCCAAGGTGCTTGTTTTTCTGTGTTTTCTCCTTTGGCTCGTATTTCACCACCTATCTCAACCAGATAGTTTTTTATGTTCTTGTTTTCTAAAAACTCGCCAATAACATCAACACCATAACCTTTTGCAATGGCATTAAAGTCTATAAAAGTTCCTACTGGTTTTATAATTTTATTACCATATCGCTTTACTTTATCCAAACCAACCGACACCATTAAGCTATCAATTTTTAAACTATCCAAATTGACAATTTTACCTTCTGGACCAAAATCCCATGCGTTTACAACCGCACCAATAGTAGGGTCAAAAACACCATTTGTTTGTTTATGGATGACTTTTGAAGCTTCAAAAACCTTAATAAAATGAGCATCTACAAGACTATCTTCGTTTCTATTTAGTTTAGAAATATCAGAATTTGTTTGATAGGTAGACATCGATTTATTTATCACATAGAACAAACTATCTATCTGCGATTGGTAATTAATTTCAGAATCATAAATTATAGAATAACTAGTGCCAAAAACGGGGCCTGAAAGTTTTGTATTTACAGCCTCTTGTTTACAAGAAAACACAAAAACAAATAAGAGTAAACTGTATATTATCTTCATATTTTCACCACTAGTTCAGATTAGTTTCCAAAACTTGTATGCCATTATATTCAAGCAAATATTCCTGATTTAGATAAATAGGTTCCTTTTCGCCAGCTACATTCCCAATACCAACACCGGCATAAAGCACTTTGGCGTCTTTTTCCCTGGCATGTTTTTTAAAAGCTTCCATCCAAACAACGTCATAATTATTAGGATTATCAGGTAAAATCACAGCTCTAACAATGACAAAATAATATTGTTTATTCTTATCTATACAAACAAATTGCGGATGCTTTTTTAGTTTACTGTTTATAGCTATAAACTCAAAACCACGTTGCTCCAAATCTTTACCAACATGGTTCATAGCTAAGTTGTGTAATTCTTGCTCTGTAAGTGCTTTACTCATACTACAAAAATATATTAAAATTTTGCCTATGCCAAAATTAAAAAATGTTTAACTTTAAAATGGCTTACTAACCATATCCAACTAAATTGTGATTAATATGATTAATCGAACACTTTCATGACAAATCATTCCTATTCAAAAAAAATAGGCCTTTTCTTAGGTCCGGTTTTATTTACCATTGTTCAATTTTTACCTTTTGATATTATTTCCAACCATGCAGATACCGTTATAGCAACGGCTTTGTGGATGGTTTGTTGGTGGATTACCGAAACGGTTTCTATTTCGGTAACTGCACTATTACCATTATTATTATTTCCACTTTTTAAAGTCATGCCCATTGAAGCTGTTGGAGCTAACTATGGTAGCCCCATTGTATTTCTGTTTTTTGGAGGCTTTGTTTTAGCATTGGCACTCGAAAAAGTGAATCTTCATAAACGAATTGCATTAAGCATTATTAAAAAAACAGGCACCACGCCCAATAAAGTAGTCCTTGGTTTTATGATTGCAACGGGGTTTATGAGCATGTGGATAAGCAACACTGCATGTACGGTTTTTATGCTACCAATTGCTATGTCGGTTATACAATTGCTTATCGATGATGCTGATGGCTTTACAAAAAACGACCAGAATTTTGCCATAAGTGTCATGTTAGGCATTGCTTTTGCTGCCAATGCTGGCGGTATTGCAACTGTTATTGGTACACCGCCAAATTCTATTTTGATTGGCCTAT
This genomic window from Mariniflexile sp. TRM1-10 contains:
- a CDS encoding FAD:protein FMN transferase — translated: MKIIYSLLLFVFVFSCKQEAVNTKLSGPVFGTSYSIIYDSEINYQSQIDSLFYVINKSMSTYQTNSDISKLNRNEDSLVDAHFIKVFEASKVIHKQTNGVFDPTIGAVVNAWDFGPEGKIVNLDSLKIDSLMVSVGLDKVKRYGNKIIKPVGTFIDFNAIAKGYGVDVIGEFLENKNIKNYLVEIGGEIRAKGENTEKQAPWKIGIEMPHFDGEQSILKAIGVHNEAMATSGTYRKFKVDVEGNRYAHIIDAKTGYPSKTNLLSISVIANDCMTADAYATAFKAMGIEKVKAFLKSHPELKVFFIFENDEKALETLSFNGFPEK
- a CDS encoding Na(+)-translocating NADH-quinone reductase subunit F, translating into MSKALTEQELHNLAMNHVGKDLEQRGFEFIAINSKLKKHPQFVCIDKNKQYYFVIVRAVILPDNPNNYDVVWMEAFKKHAREKDAKVLYAGVGIGNVAGEKEPIYLNQEYLLEYNGIQVLETNLN